A stretch of the Clostridiales bacterium genome encodes the following:
- the efp gene encoding elongation factor P — MITAGDFKKGITIEWDGGVWNIVDFQHVKPGKGAAFVRTKIKNVMTGAVVERSFNPTDKMPKAMIETKEMQYVYNDGDLYYFMDVETYEQLPLSKDQVEDAIPFVKEGTNVTVRFFKGSAFSVEAPNFVVLEVTDTEPGFAGDTASNTYKPATLETGFSLQVPLFINTGDKIQIDTRSGEYLKRA, encoded by the coding sequence ATGATTACAGCGGGAGATTTCAAAAAGGGCATCACCATTGAGTGGGACGGCGGCGTATGGAACATCGTGGACTTCCAGCACGTGAAGCCCGGCAAGGGAGCGGCTTTTGTCCGCACCAAGATCAAGAACGTCATGACCGGCGCCGTGGTGGAGCGCAGCTTCAACCCCACGGACAAAATGCCCAAGGCCATGATCGAGACCAAGGAAATGCAGTACGTATACAACGACGGCGACCTGTACTACTTCATGGACGTTGAAACCTACGAGCAGCTGCCCCTGAGCAAGGACCAGGTGGAAGACGCCATTCCCTTCGTGAAGGAAGGCACCAACGTGACCGTCCGCTTCTTCAAGGGCAGCGCCTTCTCCGTGGAAGCGCCGAACTTCGTTGTGCTTGAGGTGACGGACACCGAGCCCGGCTTCGCCGGCGACACCGCCTCCAACACCTATAAGCCCGCCACGCTGGAGACCGGCTTCAGCCTGCAGGTGCCGCTGTTCATCAACACCGGCGACAAGATCCAGATCGACACCCGGTCCGGTGAATACCTGAAGCGCGCCTGA
- a CDS encoding glycosyltransferase family 2 protein has translation MEARPILWMIIPCYNEEKVLPLTAPVFTQKLTQLADSGRISRNSRVLFVNDGSSDRTWEIIRELAKTDERCIGISQSRNRGHQNAVLAGLMEAKDRCDITISIDCDGQDDINAMDEMVDQYLAGYEVVYGVRSKRDTDTWFKRVTAEGFYKLMTTMGAEVVFNHADYRLISARVLAEFADFEEVNIFLRGMVPLVGFPSTKVYYERSARLAGESHYPLRKMIALAFNGITSLSVKPITLITGAGLIFSVIGLILMVWAVIQAATGNAVAGWASTICIICLLGGIQLISLGVIGQYIGKTYMETKHRPRYIISERTWEASGRRWIEQAAAGQNSGSRRGRKASSPEETENKQ, from the coding sequence ATGGAAGCAAGACCGATTCTGTGGATGATTATCCCTTGCTATAACGAAGAAAAGGTGCTGCCGCTGACAGCACCCGTGTTTACCCAGAAGCTGACCCAGCTGGCAGACAGCGGCCGGATCAGCCGGAACAGCCGGGTATTGTTTGTGAACGACGGATCCTCTGACCGGACCTGGGAGATTATCCGGGAGCTGGCGAAGACGGACGAGCGCTGCATCGGCATCAGCCAGAGCCGGAACCGGGGACACCAGAACGCGGTGCTGGCCGGGCTGATGGAAGCGAAGGACCGCTGTGATATCACAATATCCATCGACTGCGACGGGCAGGATGATATCAATGCGATGGACGAGATGGTGGATCAGTACCTGGCCGGGTATGAGGTGGTTTACGGCGTCCGTTCCAAGCGGGATACCGACACATGGTTCAAGCGGGTGACCGCCGAGGGATTCTACAAGCTGATGACGACCATGGGGGCCGAGGTGGTGTTCAACCACGCGGATTACCGGCTGATCTCCGCCCGCGTACTCGCGGAATTCGCGGACTTTGAGGAAGTGAACATCTTCCTGCGCGGCATGGTGCCGCTGGTCGGGTTCCCGTCCACGAAGGTGTACTACGAGCGGTCGGCCCGGCTGGCCGGCGAAAGCCATTACCCCCTGCGGAAGATGATCGCGCTGGCCTTCAACGGAATTACCAGCCTGTCCGTGAAACCGATCACCCTGATCACCGGGGCGGGCCTGATTTTCAGCGTGATCGGCCTGATCCTGATGGTCTGGGCGGTGATCCAGGCGGCCACCGGGAATGCTGTGGCCGGCTGGGCCTCCACCATCTGCATTATCTGCCTGCTGGGCGGCATCCAGCTGATTAGCCTGGGTGTGATCGGACAGTATATCGGGAAGACCTATATGGAAACCAAACACCGGCCCCGGTACATCATTTCCGAGCGTACCTGGGAAGCTTCCGGACGGCGGTGGATTGAGCAGGCGGCCGCAGGGCAGAACAGCGGAAGCCGGCGGGGAAGGAAAGCTTCATCCCCTGAAGAAACAGAGAATAAACAATAA
- a CDS encoding potassium uptake protein, TrkH family, which translates to MATGKQTRRPKKQWKHRRAVSISRIMAFAFLGIILVGTLLLNLPAASRSGRSAGIMTSLFTATSATCVTGLVLRDTWTQWSLFGQLVILLMIQVGGLGFMSAASLAYMTLRRKIGMREQMVMAEAIGSSSMSNIVGHQRRLLARAFAVEGIGAAILTARFSVDYPFVQALKLGVFHSISAFCNAGFDILGFREPGVSFMQVHTDPVICVTAAALVILGGLGFLVWDDVLREKNPRRWNVYTRLVLVTTGVLLLGGMLSVCLLEWNNPATLGPLPLGEKLLAAFFQSMTLRTAGFAGLDQSLLTPAGKAVSIFLMLIGGSSGSTAGGLKTVTFVVLLMFLWNRMRGRYTVSVFHRTISDDHVLNAITIFILMITLSFIGATVICATSEVDFGDGLFETVSALATVGLSAGGTPRLSLPARIMIIIFMYFGRVGVLTLSVGFLKKKPAGEKYTYAHTDLLIG; encoded by the coding sequence ATGGCCACAGGAAAGCAGACCCGTCGCCCGAAAAAGCAGTGGAAGCACCGCCGTGCTGTCAGCATCAGCCGGATCATGGCGTTTGCCTTCCTGGGCATTATCCTGGTGGGCACGCTGCTGCTGAACCTCCCGGCTGCTTCCCGTTCCGGCCGTTCCGCAGGGATCATGACCTCCCTGTTCACCGCCACGTCCGCCACCTGCGTAACCGGCCTTGTGCTGCGTGATACCTGGACCCAGTGGAGCCTCTTCGGCCAGCTGGTGATCCTGCTGATGATCCAGGTCGGCGGCCTCGGCTTTATGTCCGCGGCTTCCCTGGCCTACATGACGCTCCGCCGGAAGATCGGCATGCGGGAGCAGATGGTCATGGCGGAAGCCATCGGATCCAGCAGCATGAGCAACATCGTCGGCCACCAGCGCCGCCTGCTGGCCCGCGCCTTTGCCGTGGAGGGCATCGGTGCCGCCATCCTGACCGCGCGCTTTTCGGTGGATTATCCGTTCGTCCAGGCGCTGAAGCTGGGCGTTTTCCATTCGATATCCGCTTTCTGCAACGCCGGCTTTGATATCCTGGGTTTCCGGGAACCCGGCGTCAGCTTCATGCAGGTGCATACCGATCCGGTCATCTGCGTTACCGCCGCCGCGCTTGTGATCCTCGGCGGGCTCGGTTTCCTCGTCTGGGATGATGTGCTGCGGGAGAAGAATCCCCGCCGCTGGAATGTATATACCCGCCTGGTCCTGGTCACCACCGGTGTCCTTCTCCTCGGCGGCATGCTTTCTGTCTGCCTGCTGGAGTGGAACAATCCGGCCACCCTTGGTCCCCTGCCCCTCGGGGAGAAGCTGCTGGCCGCCTTCTTCCAGTCCATGACGCTCCGTACCGCCGGGTTTGCCGGGCTGGACCAGTCCCTGCTGACTCCTGCCGGAAAAGCGGTCTCCATCTTCCTGATGCTGATCGGCGGTTCCTCCGGTTCCACCGCGGGCGGCCTGAAAACCGTTACGTTCGTGGTCCTGCTGATGTTCCTGTGGAACCGGATGCGCGGGCGGTACACCGTCAGCGTTTTCCACCGGACCATTTCGGACGATCATGTGCTGAACGCCATCACGATCTTTATCCTCATGATCACGCTCAGCTTTATCGGCGCCACCGTGATCTGTGCCACCTCTGAGGTGGATTTCGGGGACGGCCTGTTTGAAACCGTATCGGCGCTCGCGACCGTCGGCCTGTCCGCCGGGGGAACTCCCCGCCTGAGCCTGCCGGCACGGATCATGATCATCATCTTTATGTACTTCGGCCGGGTCGGCGTACTGACGCTCAGCGTCGGCTTCCTGAAGAAGAAACCGGCCGGCGAGAAATATACCTATGCCCATACCGATCTGCTGATCGGGTGA
- a CDS encoding TrkA family potassium uptake protein: MKSYIVIGLGRFGAEMAVKLYECGEDVLAIDTDEALVDKIADRVTRAVAADAKDVDVLKKLGAGNFDRAVVAVGSDLAASALITMNLKSLGVPYILCKAHDDTYREILEKLGATRVIIPEREMADKLSLGLTSAGIMEYIEISDEYGIVEMAPPEAWIGKCIRNLDLRRKYNANVIALRQGDDLCIPPDIDAELDENTTLVMLGSYDMINSLK; encoded by the coding sequence ATGAAGTCCTACATTGTCATTGGCCTGGGCCGCTTCGGCGCGGAAATGGCCGTCAAGCTCTATGAATGCGGCGAGGATGTGCTCGCGATCGACACGGATGAAGCGCTGGTCGACAAGATCGCGGACCGGGTCACCCGGGCGGTCGCGGCGGACGCCAAGGATGTGGATGTGCTGAAAAAGCTCGGCGCCGGCAATTTCGACCGGGCAGTCGTGGCCGTCGGATCGGACCTGGCGGCTTCCGCCCTGATCACCATGAACCTCAAGTCCCTGGGTGTGCCGTACATCCTGTGCAAGGCCCATGATGACACCTACCGGGAAATCCTGGAAAAGCTCGGCGCCACCCGCGTTATTATCCCCGAGCGGGAAATGGCGGACAAGCTGTCCCTGGGCCTCACCTCCGCCGGCATCATGGAATATATTGAGATTTCGGACGAATACGGAATCGTGGAAATGGCCCCGCCGGAAGCCTGGATCGGAAAATGCATCCGGAACCTGGACCTCCGCCGGAAATACAATGCCAACGTCATCGCCCTGCGGCAGGGGGATGACCTGTGCATCCCGCCGGATATCGACGCAGAGCTGGATGAAAATACCACCCTCGTCATGCTCGGCAGCTATGATATGATCAACAGCCTGAAGTAA